From the genome of Arthrobacter alpinus, one region includes:
- the rplQ gene encoding 50S ribosomal protein L17 has translation MPTPAKGPRLGGGAAHERLMLANLSAALFEHKRITTTLTKAKRLSPYAERLVTFAKRGDLSSRRRVLGLISNKGIVHELFTDIAKAVENRDGGYTRITKIGNRKGDNAPMAVIELVLEPVSAKQAVVKEATAAAVKAAPVEASVEEVVETEVVAEEAAAEVKASAEETK, from the coding sequence ATGCCAACACCCGCCAAGGGTCCCCGCCTCGGAGGCGGAGCGGCCCACGAGCGTTTGATGCTCGCGAACCTGTCCGCCGCTCTGTTTGAGCACAAGCGGATCACCACCACCCTGACCAAGGCCAAGCGACTGAGCCCCTACGCAGAGCGACTGGTAACTTTCGCAAAGCGTGGAGACCTCTCTTCGCGCCGCCGCGTTCTCGGCCTGATCAGCAACAAGGGCATCGTCCATGAGCTGTTCACCGACATCGCCAAGGCAGTGGAGAACCGCGACGGCGGTTACACCCGCATCACCAAGATCGGCAACCGCAAGGGCGACAACGCTCCCATGGCTGTCATCGAGCTCGTTCTGGAGCCGGTCAGCGCTAAGCAGGCCGTCGTGAAGGAAGCTACCGCTGCCGCCGTCAAGGCTGCCCCGGTTGAAGCTTCGGTTGAGGAAGTTGTTGAGACCGAGGTTGTAGCTGAAGAAGCTGCTGCCGAGGTTAAGGCTTCTGCCGAAGAGACCAAATAA
- a CDS encoding DNA-directed RNA polymerase subunit alpha, with protein MLIAQRPTLSEEVVSENRSRFVIEPLEPGFGYTLGNSLRRTLLSSIPGAAVTSIRLDGVLHEFTTVPGVKEDVTEIILNIKGLSVSSEHDEPVVAYLRKQGPGVVTAADIAPPAGVEFHNPDMHIATLNSKGKFELELTIERGRGYVSAAQNKNVDAEIGRIPVDSIYSPVLKVTFRVEATRVEQRTDFDKLIVDVETKQAISPRDAIASAGTTLVELFGLARELNTAAEGIEIGPSPTDAALAADMALPIEDLDLTVRSYNCLKREGIHSVGELVARSEADLMDIRNFGAKSIDEVKAKLVELGLSLKDSPPGFDLAARAAAIDENDDAYGDDEL; from the coding sequence GTGCTCATTGCACAGCGCCCCACCTTATCTGAAGAAGTAGTTTCCGAGAACCGTTCCAGGTTCGTTATTGAACCCCTGGAGCCCGGCTTCGGTTACACCTTGGGAAACTCCCTCCGTCGGACCCTGTTGTCCTCCATCCCCGGCGCTGCTGTCACCAGCATCCGCTTGGATGGCGTACTGCACGAGTTCACCACGGTTCCCGGCGTGAAGGAAGATGTCACTGAGATCATCCTGAACATCAAGGGCCTGTCAGTGTCTTCGGAGCATGACGAGCCTGTCGTCGCCTACCTGCGCAAGCAGGGTCCCGGCGTCGTCACGGCGGCCGACATTGCACCGCCGGCCGGTGTGGAATTCCACAACCCGGACATGCACATCGCCACACTGAACTCGAAGGGCAAGTTCGAACTCGAGCTGACCATCGAGCGCGGCCGCGGCTATGTTTCGGCAGCCCAGAACAAGAATGTAGATGCAGAGATTGGCCGCATCCCGGTTGACTCGATCTACTCTCCCGTTTTGAAGGTGACCTTCCGCGTGGAGGCCACCCGTGTCGAGCAGCGCACTGACTTTGACAAGTTGATTGTCGATGTAGAGACGAAGCAGGCCATCTCCCCGCGGGATGCCATCGCCTCTGCCGGCACGACGCTCGTTGAACTCTTCGGCCTGGCCCGTGAGCTGAACACCGCAGCTGAAGGTATTGAGATTGGCCCGTCCCCGACGGATGCCGCTCTTGCCGCAGACATGGCCCTGCCGATCGAGGATCTGGACCTGACGGTTCGTTCCTACAACTGCCTCAAGCGTGAGGGCATCCACTCTGTGGGTGAACTCGTTGCTCGCTCAGAGGCTGACCTGATGGACATTCGCAACTTTGGTGCGAAGTCCATCGACGAGGTAAAGGCAAAGCTGGTTGAGCTCGGTCTGTCTCTGAAGGATTCCCCTCCAGGATTTGACCTTGCCGCCCGTGCCGCAGCCATTGATGAGAACGACGACGCTTACGGCGACGACGAACTCTAA
- the rpsK gene encoding 30S ribosomal protein S11 — MPPKTRGAVRKPRRKDKKNIALGQAHIKSTFNNTIVSITDPNGAVISWASAGEVGFKGSRKSTPYAAQMAAEAAAKRAQEHGMRKVDVFVKGPGSGRETAIRSLQAAGLEVGSISDVTPSAHNGCRPPKRRRV, encoded by the coding sequence ATGCCCCCAAAGACTCGTGGAGCGGTGCGTAAGCCGCGTCGCAAGGATAAAAAGAATATTGCGCTGGGCCAGGCGCACATCAAAAGCACCTTTAACAACACCATCGTTTCCATCACGGATCCGAACGGTGCAGTCATTTCATGGGCATCAGCTGGTGAAGTTGGCTTCAAGGGTTCACGCAAGTCGACCCCGTACGCTGCACAGATGGCTGCTGAGGCAGCTGCCAAGCGCGCACAGGAGCACGGCATGCGCAAGGTTGACGTTTTTGTAAAGGGTCCGGGCTCGGGCCGCGAAACGGCTATCCGTTCGCTGCAGGCTGCTGGTCTTGAGGTTGGCTCCATTTCGGATGTCACCCCCAGCGCCCACAACGGTTGCCGTCCGCCCAAGCGCCGTCGCGTCTAA
- the rpsM gene encoding 30S ribosomal protein S13: MARLAGVDLPREKRLEVALTYIYGVGKTRATKVLADTGISPDVRVKDLTDAELVQLRDNIEGNYKVEGDLRREVAADIRRKVEIGSYQGIRHRRGMPVHGQRTKTNARTRKGPKRTVAGKKKAGR, from the coding sequence ATGGCACGTCTCGCTGGCGTAGACCTTCCCCGCGAAAAGCGGTTGGAAGTAGCGCTTACATACATCTACGGCGTGGGCAAGACCCGTGCTACAAAGGTCTTGGCTGACACGGGGATCTCCCCGGACGTCCGCGTCAAGGACTTGACCGACGCTGAGCTCGTTCAGTTGCGTGACAACATCGAGGGTAACTACAAGGTTGAGGGTGACCTTCGTCGCGAGGTTGCAGCCGATATTCGCCGCAAGGTCGAAATCGGCAGCTACCAGGGTATCCGCCACCGTCGTGGCATGCCCGTGCATGGCCAGCGCACGAAGACCAACGCTCGTACCCGCAAGGGCCCGAAGCGTACCGTCGCAGGCAAGAAGAAGGCCGGCCGCTAG
- the rpmJ gene encoding 50S ribosomal protein L36, with product MKVKPSVKQICDKCKVIRRNGRVMVICENPRHKQRQG from the coding sequence ATGAAGGTTAAGCCGAGCGTCAAGCAGATCTGCGACAAGTGCAAGGTGATTCGCCGTAACGGCCGAGTCATGGTGATCTGCGAGAACCCGCGCCACAAGCAGCGCCAGGGCTAA
- the infA gene encoding translation initiation factor IF-1: MAKKDGVIEIEGVVTEALPNAMFRVELTNKHIVLAHISGKMRQHYIRILPEDRVVVELSPYDLTRGRIVYRYK, translated from the coding sequence ATGGCCAAGAAAGACGGGGTCATTGAGATCGAGGGCGTTGTGACGGAAGCGCTGCCCAACGCGATGTTTCGTGTTGAGCTGACGAACAAGCACATCGTTCTTGCCCATATCTCAGGAAAAATGCGCCAGCACTATATTCGTATCCTTCCTGAGGACCGAGTTGTGGTGGAGCTCAGCCCTTACGACCTCACCCGTGGTCGTATCGTCTACCGCTACAAATAA
- a CDS encoding P1 family peptidase: MTHLNQTARPGFITDVPGIRVGHAQRRGDGWLSGVSVVLPPVGTIGSVDVRGGGPGTHETDALDPTTLVPTVDAVVLTGGSAYGLATAGGVQQWCEENGRGFPVPGGVVPIVPAAAIFDLGRGGDFAARPTAQMGYEAALDAADSPEGADVVRGNVGAGTGAAIGAGTFKGGVGSASVRLSGENSAVVVGALAVVNAAGIPWQPGGTPPSAGVGLNTTLVVIATNVRMSVAEAKRTATAAHAGLARALNPAHTLADGDTIFTLATGAVQLIAHPQIPVAAMIELQSAAAEAVRLAIIDGVASAVSVKTPAGEWHPFPGA; the protein is encoded by the coding sequence ATGACACATCTAAATCAAACGGCTCGGCCAGGATTCATCACGGACGTGCCCGGCATCAGGGTCGGGCACGCGCAGCGGCGCGGCGACGGCTGGCTGAGCGGGGTCAGCGTAGTCCTGCCGCCTGTTGGAACCATCGGCTCGGTCGACGTCAGAGGAGGCGGGCCCGGCACCCACGAAACCGACGCGTTGGACCCAACCACGCTTGTACCGACGGTCGACGCCGTCGTGCTGACCGGCGGGAGCGCCTACGGGCTGGCCACTGCTGGAGGAGTGCAACAGTGGTGCGAAGAAAACGGCAGGGGGTTCCCCGTTCCCGGGGGTGTGGTGCCGATCGTGCCTGCCGCAGCCATCTTTGACCTTGGCAGGGGAGGCGACTTTGCCGCAAGGCCCACCGCGCAGATGGGTTATGAGGCGGCACTGGACGCTGCGGACAGTCCTGAAGGGGCCGACGTCGTCCGCGGCAATGTGGGTGCGGGGACCGGCGCGGCGATTGGCGCCGGAACATTCAAGGGCGGTGTGGGGTCAGCGTCCGTGAGGCTCAGCGGCGAGAACAGCGCAGTGGTGGTCGGCGCCTTGGCGGTGGTCAACGCAGCAGGAATCCCCTGGCAACCGGGCGGTACGCCGCCGTCGGCCGGGGTGGGCCTGAACACCACACTGGTGGTGATCGCCACGAATGTTCGCATGAGTGTCGCTGAGGCAAAGCGTACGGCGACAGCCGCGCACGCCGGGCTCGCGAGGGCACTGAACCCCGCGCACACTCTGGCGGACGGCGACACCATCTTTACGCTGGCCACAGGTGCCGTCCAGCTGATTGCGCATCCACAGATTCCCGTCGCGGCGATGATCGAGTTGCAAAGCGCTGCCGCGGAAGCCGTCAGGCTGGCCATCATAGATGGTGTCGCCAGCGCTGTGAGCGTGAAAACGCCGGCGGGTGAATGGCATCCGTTCCCTGGCGCCTGA
- a CDS encoding ABC transporter substrate-binding protein produces the protein MSQTINRRNFFAVTGLGLGTAALAACGGPSTAGTAVKTTSTDWSKVTPAAKITFMSSHPGKSGDIEAALIKDFEAANPGIKVDLVTGGANYEEVAQKFQTAQAGNNVPDVVVASDVWWFRYAIAETVMPVDDLLAAVGDKSSEFNETLFGDYNYADKHWAVPYARSTPLFYYNKDHFKAAGLPDRAPTTWDEFATWAPKIQAANAGNAGYQHAYQYPALAGYAGWTLQNVLWGQGGGWSNKWELTANSTASVKAMTWVQQTIVKDGWAGVSSKDAVSDMTAGAVSATVSSTGDLVGTLKAAKTANVNIGVGFLPGGAVSASPVCPTGGAGLVIAAKTSPERQLAAAKFVSFVTNAANTAKFSAATGYMPVRKDADMSAVLATTPQIQVALDQLKVTRSQDYGRVFLPGADLEMANAAAKIMNEKADVATTLGALQDKLDGIYTKTVKPKLTS, from the coding sequence ATGTCGCAAACAATTAATCGCAGAAACTTCTTCGCCGTCACCGGTTTGGGATTGGGTACAGCGGCCTTGGCGGCCTGTGGCGGGCCCAGCACTGCTGGCACCGCGGTCAAGACCACGAGCACTGACTGGTCCAAGGTGACGCCCGCAGCCAAGATCACGTTCATGTCCAGCCATCCCGGAAAATCGGGTGACATCGAGGCAGCGCTGATCAAGGACTTTGAAGCCGCCAACCCCGGCATCAAGGTTGACCTGGTAACCGGCGGGGCCAACTATGAGGAAGTCGCTCAGAAGTTCCAGACAGCACAGGCCGGCAACAATGTGCCGGACGTCGTTGTCGCCTCCGATGTTTGGTGGTTCCGGTACGCCATTGCCGAGACCGTGATGCCGGTCGATGACCTGCTGGCAGCGGTGGGAGACAAGAGTTCAGAATTCAATGAAACCCTCTTCGGTGACTACAACTACGCAGACAAGCACTGGGCCGTACCCTATGCACGTTCCACCCCGTTGTTCTACTACAACAAGGACCACTTCAAGGCTGCCGGCCTGCCCGACCGGGCCCCCACCACTTGGGACGAGTTTGCTACCTGGGCTCCGAAGATCCAGGCCGCCAACGCAGGCAATGCGGGCTACCAGCATGCCTACCAGTACCCGGCCCTGGCCGGCTACGCCGGGTGGACGTTGCAGAATGTGTTGTGGGGCCAAGGCGGCGGCTGGTCCAATAAGTGGGAGCTGACAGCGAACTCGACCGCATCGGTCAAGGCCATGACGTGGGTGCAGCAGACCATTGTTAAAGATGGCTGGGCCGGTGTTTCTTCCAAAGATGCCGTGTCGGATATGACGGCCGGAGCCGTCAGCGCCACAGTGAGTTCCACGGGCGACCTGGTGGGGACGCTCAAGGCAGCCAAGACGGCCAATGTGAACATAGGTGTCGGGTTCCTGCCAGGCGGGGCAGTTTCCGCCTCGCCAGTATGTCCCACAGGTGGTGCCGGATTGGTCATTGCCGCAAAGACCTCCCCGGAACGCCAGCTGGCGGCCGCAAAGTTTGTCTCCTTTGTGACCAACGCGGCGAACACCGCAAAGTTCTCGGCCGCAACAGGCTACATGCCGGTGCGAAAGGATGCAGACATGTCGGCAGTACTGGCAACCACGCCGCAAATCCAGGTGGCACTGGACCAATTGAAGGTGACCCGAAGCCAGGACTATGGCCGGGTATTCCTGCCCGGTGCCGATCTGGAGATGGCGAACGCCGCGGCGAAAATTATGAACGAAAAGGCAGACGTCGCCACAACTCTGGGTGCACTTCAAGACAAGCTGGATGGAATTTACACCAAGACGGTGAAACCCAAGTTGACGAGCTGA
- a CDS encoding carbohydrate ABC transporter permease, whose amino-acid sequence MQGPRRRVHALSGRNLARTIATGYLPLLLATLVVVAPLAWMVLSSLKGPGEIITTDLTVLPRNPTLENYAQAATTVPFVRFFVNSVVVTVVGSTIKCLLAVLTAYALVFVRFPFKRSIFLAILVALMVPPQVSVLPNYIFIAGMDGLNTYWGIILPGLGTAFGTFLLRQHFLTLPPSILEAAEIDGAGHLRRLWQVVVPISGPSIATVALVTVVGEWNDYIWPLIVTDKPEMMTLPVGLTLLANSDSTAQAWGVLMAGAVIVIVPILIIFAALQRFIVDGLTQGSVTG is encoded by the coding sequence CTGCAAGGGCCCCGTCGCCGGGTCCACGCGCTCTCGGGGAGAAACCTGGCCCGCACCATCGCCACCGGTTACCTGCCGCTTCTGCTGGCCACGTTGGTTGTTGTTGCCCCGCTGGCCTGGATGGTGCTTTCCTCCCTGAAGGGGCCCGGCGAAATCATCACCACAGATCTCACGGTGCTGCCGCGCAATCCGACACTTGAGAACTATGCGCAGGCCGCCACCACGGTGCCGTTTGTCCGGTTCTTTGTCAACAGCGTGGTGGTTACCGTGGTTGGCTCAACCATCAAATGCCTCCTGGCTGTTCTGACGGCGTATGCCCTGGTCTTTGTGCGGTTCCCGTTTAAGCGCAGCATCTTTTTGGCCATCCTGGTGGCGTTGATGGTCCCACCCCAGGTTTCGGTGCTGCCCAACTACATCTTCATCGCCGGCATGGACGGCTTGAACACGTACTGGGGCATAATCCTGCCCGGACTTGGCACCGCCTTTGGCACCTTCTTGCTTCGCCAACACTTCCTGACACTGCCACCATCCATCCTGGAAGCTGCAGAAATTGACGGTGCCGGGCACCTCCGCAGGCTGTGGCAGGTGGTGGTGCCAATCTCCGGTCCCAGCATTGCAACAGTGGCGTTGGTGACTGTGGTGGGGGAATGGAACGACTACATTTGGCCGCTCATCGTCACAGACAAGCCGGAGATGATGACACTTCCTGTTGGCCTCACCCTACTCGCCAACAGCGATTCCACAGCGCAGGCATGGGGGGTGCTCATGGCTGGAGCTGTGATCGTCATCGTGCCCATCCTGATCATCTTCGCCGCACTCCAGCGCTTCATCGTCGACGGGCTCACTCAAGGTTCCGTCACCGGATGA
- a CDS encoding carbohydrate ABC transporter permease: MAVTQITQPRQVTGRALGRGRDFAGPNKPRGKRYRPLRNRRDTWVFLAMALPNLALIGFFTYRPLLANMYYSTLDWTLGSTDATVVGFGNYMEFFTSGDAGSVLGATAIFTLATVGGSMVVGLLVAVALNQKIPGSTLARSAVFAPYVLSGVGVGMVWLFIFDPVYGVLSWVLRGVGLASPQWINDPDLALLMVIIVYVWKNLGYCAIVYLAGLQSMPQDVLEAAALDGAGPLRRFCLVSFPLLSPTTFFLLITSLLSSLQAFDIIKIMTPTGNGTGTLIFEAYLQAFGAYNRAGYSAAISIVLFLVLLTMTGLQLRFVERKVHYA, translated from the coding sequence ATGGCCGTCACACAAATAACACAACCCCGGCAAGTAACGGGGCGGGCGCTCGGCCGCGGCAGGGATTTCGCTGGCCCCAACAAGCCACGGGGCAAGCGATACCGGCCGCTGAGGAACCGTCGGGACACATGGGTGTTCTTGGCCATGGCACTACCTAACTTGGCGCTGATCGGGTTCTTCACCTACCGGCCCCTGCTGGCGAACATGTACTACTCCACCCTGGATTGGACCCTGGGATCTACTGACGCCACGGTGGTTGGATTCGGCAACTATATGGAGTTCTTCACCTCGGGGGATGCAGGATCGGTGCTGGGCGCCACCGCAATCTTTACACTGGCCACCGTGGGAGGATCCATGGTTGTGGGCTTGCTTGTAGCCGTGGCCCTGAATCAAAAGATTCCAGGGAGCACACTGGCCCGGTCCGCTGTGTTTGCCCCCTACGTACTATCAGGGGTCGGCGTGGGCATGGTGTGGCTGTTTATCTTCGACCCCGTCTACGGCGTGCTTTCGTGGGTGCTGCGAGGGGTTGGATTGGCCAGTCCGCAATGGATCAACGACCCCGATCTTGCCCTGCTCATGGTCATCATTGTCTACGTGTGGAAAAACTTGGGCTACTGCGCCATCGTGTACCTGGCTGGCCTGCAGTCTATGCCCCAAGATGTCTTGGAAGCAGCGGCACTAGATGGTGCGGGGCCGTTGAGGCGGTTTTGCCTGGTCTCCTTTCCACTACTGTCACCGACTACCTTCTTCCTGCTGATCACCAGCCTGCTGAGTTCGCTCCAAGCCTTCGACATCATCAAGATCATGACGCCCACAGGTAATGGCACGGGCACGCTCATCTTCGAGGCGTACTTGCAGGCGTTTGGCGCCTACAACAGGGCCGGATATTCGGCTGCCATCTCGATAGTGCTGTTCTTGGTGTTGCTCACCATGACCGGACTGCAGTTGCGCTTCGTCGAACGAAAGGTGCACTACGCGTGA
- a CDS encoding glycerophosphodiester phosphodiesterase encodes MRIYAHRGVSAHWPENTLAAFAAAVDLGLEGIELDVRLSRDGVPVVIHDSTVDRTTNGTGPLTDFTATQLGLLDAGAGQHVPTLAQVLELASGKVRVNLEIKDPDAVAALVALVAGMPELDFFISGSHWPALAAAAGAHPGIRIYPLTFVEAVQALAPAGLGALGAAVEFALAHKGNGVSVCEQGLEQADVDAVHAAGLEVWAWTVNDVTRARELQQLGVDAICTDDPLLVRNGLPVLLPSSPLGR; translated from the coding sequence ATGCGGATCTATGCCCATAGGGGGGTTTCGGCGCACTGGCCGGAAAACACTTTGGCCGCTTTCGCTGCGGCAGTTGACCTTGGTCTCGAGGGCATCGAATTGGATGTACGCCTATCCCGCGACGGTGTTCCGGTGGTCATTCACGATTCCACAGTTGATCGGACCACCAACGGGACCGGTCCGCTGACGGACTTCACCGCCACACAACTGGGCCTGCTCGACGCCGGGGCGGGCCAGCATGTGCCCACCCTCGCCCAGGTGCTGGAACTTGCCTCCGGAAAAGTTCGGGTCAACCTTGAGATCAAGGACCCAGACGCCGTTGCGGCGCTTGTGGCGCTCGTGGCAGGCATGCCGGAACTGGACTTCTTTATTTCCGGGTCCCATTGGCCGGCCCTGGCCGCCGCAGCCGGGGCACATCCGGGCATCCGGATCTACCCCCTGACATTCGTCGAAGCGGTCCAGGCGCTTGCCCCGGCCGGGCTGGGAGCCCTTGGGGCGGCCGTCGAATTTGCCCTGGCCCACAAGGGGAATGGGGTGTCGGTCTGTGAACAGGGTCTGGAGCAGGCCGATGTGGACGCTGTCCATGCCGCGGGCCTTGAGGTGTGGGCGTGGACCGTCAACGACGTCACTAGGGCCAGGGAATTGCAGCAGCTCGGCGTGGATGCGATCTGCACCGACGACCCGCTGCTCGTCCGGAACGGGCTCCCCGTCCTGCTCCCTTCCTCGCCGCTGGGCCGATAA
- the map gene encoding type I methionyl aminopeptidase: MAFGQQRIEYKTIDQMRIMHRSGLILDDALNQTIAAVAPGVTTGELDAIFASLLKKAGATSNFLGYHGFPASICTSVNEEVVHGIPGTRVLKAGDLISIDGGAIVEGWHSDSARTTIVGGPATEDPEDRRLSDVTEESMWRGIAAMAGAKYVGDIGDSIDEYVTSAPGKEFGILEDYVGHGIGSAMHMAPDVLNYSSKHRGPKLKPGMCLALEPMLVRGGLATETLADDWTVVTVDKARAAHWEHSVAVHAKGIWVLTAADGGAERLAPWDVVPVPLG, from the coding sequence ATGGCGTTTGGCCAGCAACGGATTGAATACAAAACCATCGACCAGATGCGCATCATGCATCGCAGCGGGCTCATTCTCGATGACGCGCTGAATCAGACAATAGCCGCCGTCGCCCCGGGGGTCACCACGGGGGAACTTGACGCGATCTTTGCCTCCCTCCTGAAGAAGGCCGGCGCCACGTCAAATTTCCTTGGCTACCACGGGTTCCCGGCATCGATCTGCACCTCGGTTAATGAAGAGGTCGTTCACGGCATTCCCGGCACCCGCGTGCTGAAGGCCGGCGATCTCATCTCCATCGATGGTGGCGCCATCGTCGAAGGCTGGCACTCCGATTCCGCCCGGACCACCATTGTGGGAGGGCCAGCCACTGAGGACCCCGAGGACCGCCGCTTGAGCGACGTCACGGAGGAAAGCATGTGGCGCGGTATCGCCGCGATGGCGGGCGCCAAGTATGTCGGAGACATTGGCGACTCCATCGACGAATACGTCACCTCGGCGCCTGGTAAGGAATTCGGCATCCTGGAAGACTATGTGGGTCATGGGATTGGCTCGGCCATGCATATGGCCCCGGATGTCCTGAACTACAGCTCCAAACACCGCGGCCCCAAGCTCAAGCCCGGCATGTGCCTTGCCTTGGAGCCCATGCTGGTGCGCGGTGGACTTGCAACCGAGACGCTTGCCGACGACTGGACGGTAGTGACCGTTGACAAGGCTCGCGCAGCGCATTGGGAGCACTCAGTTGCCGTGCACGCCAAAGGCATCTGGGTGCTGACAGCGGCCGACGGCGGGGCTGAGCGCCTTGCGCCGTGGGACGTCGTTCCCGTACCGCTGGGCTAA
- a CDS encoding adenylate kinase — translation MLIIGPPGSGKGTQAERICSELGIVAISTGDIFRANVKGETPLGLEAKKYIDNGDFVPDTVTNRMVRDRLAQDDVANGFLLDGYPRTSGQVDELDDILAAAQLKLDVVVQLTADDEELVKRLHGRAVETGRTDDNEKVIRHRLDLYREQTEVVVARYAERGILAKVDGLGEMDEVTKRIMDAIRDV, via the coding sequence ATGTTGATCATTGGACCTCCCGGGTCGGGTAAAGGTACGCAGGCCGAACGCATCTGCTCGGAATTGGGCATTGTCGCCATTTCCACAGGAGATATCTTCCGTGCCAACGTCAAGGGCGAGACTCCCTTGGGTCTGGAAGCAAAGAAGTACATCGACAACGGTGACTTTGTTCCTGACACCGTGACCAACCGGATGGTTCGTGACCGGCTCGCTCAGGACGACGTCGCTAACGGCTTCCTGCTCGACGGGTACCCCCGCACCAGCGGCCAGGTGGATGAGCTCGATGACATTCTTGCTGCCGCCCAGCTCAAGCTCGACGTCGTCGTGCAACTGACGGCCGACGACGAGGAACTGGTCAAGCGCCTGCATGGCCGGGCTGTGGAAACCGGACGCACCGACGATAATGAAAAAGTCATTCGACACCGTCTTGACCTGTACCGTGAACAGACCGAAGTTGTAGTTGCCCGCTATGCGGAGCGAGGCATCCTTGCCAAGGTCGACGGTCTCGGCGAGATGGATGAGGTCACTAAGCGGATCATGGACGCCATCAGGGACGTCTAG
- the secY gene encoding preprotein translocase subunit SecY, with product MLTAFGRAFRTPDLRRKLLFTLGILAIFRLGAFIPSPGIDYRNVQQCVNAADTSQGIYQLVNLFSGGALLQVSIFALGIMPYITASIIVQLLRVVIPRFQELHLEGAQGQGKLTQYTRYLTIALGLLNATTLVTLARSGQLFAGCGAAGTPGALIPNDSLITILLLIITLTAGSGLIMWMGELVTEKGVGNGMSLLIFTAISAQFPTSLGAILKTQGWGTFLIVMAVGLVVVALVVFVEQSQRRVPVQYAKRMIGRRTMGGTSTYIPIKVNMAGVIPVIFASSMLYLPALLAQFATPANSADLPGWVEWINNYLTRGDHPIYMLMYFLLTIGFTYFYVAITFNPEEVSDNMKKYGGFIPGIRAGKPTQDYLQYVISRITLPGSLYLGIVALIPLIALVMIGANQNFPFGGTSILIIVGVGLETVKQIDAQLQQRHYEGLLR from the coding sequence TTGCTTACCGCATTTGGCCGCGCCTTTCGCACGCCTGATCTGCGACGCAAGTTGTTGTTCACGCTCGGAATCCTTGCCATCTTCCGCTTGGGTGCTTTCATCCCCTCGCCAGGAATTGATTACCGCAACGTCCAACAGTGCGTGAACGCTGCTGACACTTCTCAGGGCATCTATCAGCTCGTGAACTTGTTCAGCGGTGGCGCCTTGCTCCAAGTCTCCATTTTCGCGTTGGGTATTATGCCCTACATCACCGCGAGCATCATCGTCCAGTTGTTGCGTGTGGTGATTCCCCGTTTCCAGGAACTTCACCTTGAAGGAGCCCAGGGCCAGGGCAAGCTGACTCAGTACACCCGCTACCTGACCATCGCATTGGGTCTGCTCAACGCCACCACCTTGGTGACACTTGCCCGTTCCGGACAACTTTTTGCTGGATGTGGTGCCGCAGGCACCCCTGGCGCCTTGATCCCCAACGACAGCCTGATTACCATTTTGCTGTTGATCATCACCTTGACCGCCGGTTCCGGTTTGATCATGTGGATGGGCGAGCTTGTCACCGAAAAGGGTGTCGGCAACGGCATGTCCCTGTTGATCTTCACCGCCATTTCTGCGCAGTTTCCGACTTCCTTGGGCGCCATCTTGAAGACCCAGGGTTGGGGCACCTTCTTGATCGTCATGGCCGTTGGCCTCGTTGTGGTGGCACTAGTGGTGTTTGTTGAACAGTCCCAGCGCCGAGTCCCGGTGCAGTACGCCAAGCGTATGATCGGGCGACGCACCATGGGGGGGACCAGTACGTATATTCCGATCAAGGTCAACATGGCCGGTGTTATACCGGTCATCTTCGCGTCCTCGATGCTGTACCTTCCTGCCTTGCTTGCACAGTTTGCCACGCCGGCGAATTCTGCAGACTTGCCGGGTTGGGTGGAATGGATCAACAACTACCTCACGCGTGGCGATCACCCGATCTACATGCTGATGTACTTCCTGCTGACAATCGGCTTTACGTACTTTTATGTCGCGATCACCTTCAACCCTGAAGAAGTCTCCGACAACATGAAGAAGTATGGTGGATTCATTCCCGGCATTCGTGCCGGCAAACCCACGCAGGATTACTTGCAGTACGTTATTTCAAGAATCACCCTGCCGGGATCGCTCTACCTGGGTATTGTCGCCCTGATTCCTCTGATTGCCTTGGTCATGATCGGGGCAAACCAGAACTTCCCGTTCGGCGGCACCTCGATCCTGATTATCGTTGGCGTCGGGTTGGAGACGGTCAAGCAGATTGATGCACAGCTCCAGCAGCGCCACTATGAAGGGTTATTGCGATGA